Proteins co-encoded in one Acidovorax sp. 69 genomic window:
- a CDS encoding bifunctional diguanylate cyclase/phosphodiesterase translates to MGDEGHAPSLVPWRGMLLYLVLGVAWVFAGDALLAHWVSDPALLTQFQTWKGWGYVILTSGLAWWLLRRMRRAEKVRMAMAHELTQIVRHAPAGIARVAPDGRFLWANHRLSDMLGGTLAQVLTLNFRDVMIAQDRDWAARQLERLMAGEIDHYVGERYCQRLDDGRHVSVLCTVTLAPEVGDEPAHLVCVVQDLDEIKAARAALQRSETRQRLAATVVDNTMEGVVVTDAHSRILSVNAAFTRLLGYTEDELLGKTPRVFKSGRHDKAFYEAMWSALTDTGHWQGEIWNRRKNGEIFPEHMSLSAVRDPGGEITHYVCMFTDISEEKAQQRRLEFLAHNDALTGLSNRTWFGHQLELAVQEARVSGEYIAVLLLNLDRFKDVNDSYGHATGDEVLKHIARQVQSALRPGDVLGRMAGDELAVVARNLRHADGAAAMARHLISAVAEPWRSPDGLEVVAGVSVGICMFPEHANTTELLLQGAHAAVYGAKARGRGAWCFFHEAMTLAARERLELESRLRLALAHGHMQMYYQPQIDIATGRILGAEALVRWNDPHEGLISPARFIPVAETSGVIGPLGEWVVREVCRQGQQWREAGLPEVMLAVNVSPRQFHLTDLAGCASAALAESGFPARLLELEITESALAERTEEARLVLVRLRELGLRIAVDDFGTGYSSLAQLKRFPIDVLKIDQGFIRDIPQSEDDMAISAAIIAMGHSMGLSVLAEGVETEGQLAFLRERGCDSYQGYLCSRPVPADGFAALLRAQQQQQSPP, encoded by the coding sequence ATGGGCGACGAGGGCCATGCCCCATCACTGGTCCCCTGGCGGGGAATGCTGCTGTACCTTGTGCTGGGTGTGGCTTGGGTGTTTGCGGGCGACGCGCTGCTGGCCCATTGGGTGAGTGATCCTGCGCTGCTGACCCAGTTCCAGACCTGGAAGGGCTGGGGTTATGTGATCTTGACCAGCGGCCTCGCCTGGTGGCTGCTGCGGCGCATGCGCCGTGCCGAGAAGGTGCGCATGGCGATGGCGCATGAGCTGACGCAGATCGTGCGCCATGCTCCCGCAGGCATTGCACGCGTGGCGCCCGATGGCCGCTTTCTCTGGGCCAACCACCGTCTGAGCGACATGCTGGGCGGCACGCTGGCGCAGGTGCTCACCCTCAATTTTCGTGATGTGATGATTGCCCAGGACCGCGATTGGGCGGCGCGCCAGCTGGAGCGCCTGATGGCGGGTGAGATCGACCACTATGTGGGCGAGCGTTATTGCCAGCGCCTGGACGACGGCCGCCATGTGTCGGTGCTGTGTACCGTGACCCTGGCTCCCGAGGTGGGCGATGAGCCCGCGCACCTGGTGTGTGTGGTTCAGGACCTGGACGAAATCAAGGCTGCGCGCGCTGCGCTGCAACGCAGCGAAACCCGCCAGCGGCTGGCCGCGACGGTGGTGGACAACACCATGGAGGGCGTGGTGGTGACCGATGCCCACAGCCGCATCCTCTCGGTCAATGCGGCGTTCACACGGCTGCTGGGCTACACCGAGGACGAACTGCTGGGCAAGACGCCGCGCGTCTTCAAGTCGGGCCGCCACGACAAGGCGTTTTACGAGGCCATGTGGTCGGCGCTGACCGACACCGGCCACTGGCAAGGCGAGATATGGAACCGCCGCAAGAACGGCGAGATTTTCCCGGAGCACATGTCGCTGTCGGCCGTGCGCGACCCAGGGGGCGAGATCACGCACTACGTGTGCATGTTCACCGACATCTCTGAAGAGAAGGCGCAGCAGCGTCGCCTGGAGTTTCTGGCCCACAACGATGCGCTCACTGGCCTGTCCAATCGCACCTGGTTCGGGCACCAGCTGGAGCTGGCCGTGCAGGAGGCGCGTGTCAGCGGCGAGTACATCGCCGTGCTGCTGCTGAACCTGGACCGCTTCAAGGACGTGAACGACAGCTATGGCCATGCCACGGGCGATGAGGTGCTCAAGCACATTGCTCGCCAGGTGCAGTCGGCCCTGCGTCCGGGGGATGTGCTGGGGCGCATGGCGGGCGATGAGCTGGCCGTGGTGGCGCGCAACCTGCGCCATGCGGACGGTGCGGCGGCCATGGCACGCCACCTGATCAGTGCCGTGGCCGAGCCCTGGCGCTCACCCGATGGGTTGGAGGTGGTGGCCGGCGTGAGTGTGGGCATCTGCATGTTCCCCGAGCACGCCAACACCACCGAGCTGCTGTTGCAGGGGGCGCATGCGGCGGTGTACGGCGCCAAGGCGCGCGGCCGGGGGGCCTGGTGTTTCTTCCATGAGGCCATGACGCTGGCCGCGCGCGAGCGGCTGGAGCTGGAGTCGCGCCTGCGCCTGGCGTTGGCGCATGGCCACATGCAGATGTATTACCAGCCCCAGATCGATATCGCCACGGGCCGTATCCTCGGCGCCGAGGCGCTGGTGCGTTGGAACGATCCCCATGAAGGGCTGATCTCGCCTGCGCGGTTCATCCCGGTGGCCGAAACCTCGGGGGTCATCGGCCCGCTCGGGGAATGGGTGGTGCGCGAGGTGTGCCGCCAGGGCCAGCAGTGGCGCGAGGCGGGTCTGCCCGAGGTGATGCTGGCGGTGAATGTGTCGCCCCGCCAGTTCCACCTGACAGACCTGGCAGGCTGCGCCTCGGCCGCGCTGGCCGAGTCGGGGTTTCCGGCCCGGCTGCTGGAACTGGAGATCACCGAAAGCGCGCTGGCCGAGCGCACCGAAGAGGCCCGTTTGGTGCTGGTGCGTCTGCGCGAACTGGGGTTGCGCATTGCGGTGGATGACTTTGGCACGGGCTATTCATCGCTGGCGCAGCTCAAGCGGTTTCCCATCGACGTGCTCAAGATCGACCAGGGCTTCATCCGCGACATTCCCCAGAGCGAGGACGACATGGCCATCAGTGCCGCCATCATTGCCATGGGGCACAGCATGGGGCTGTCGGTGCTGGCCGAAGGGGTGGAGACCGAGGGCCAGCTGGCGTTCTTGCGCGAGCGTGGTTGTGACTCGTACCAGGGCTATCTGTGCAGCCGCCCTGTGCCAGCCGATGGTTTTGCGGCATTGCTGCGGGCGCAGCAACAGCAGCAGTCGCCCCCCTGA
- the purU gene encoding formyltetrahydrofolate deformylase, with translation MTNAYILTLSCPDRLGLVHAVSGFLLEHGGNIEEAAQYNDHATGLFFMRVQFACDQHDHATLKASLTSFAEPHQMRWTLHATATPMKTVLLVSKEGHCLNDLLFRWKSGLLPIDIRAIISNHRDFYQLAASYNVPFHHIPLTGATKAQAEAKQFEIIEAEGAELVILARYMQILSLDLCQKLAGRAINIHHSFLPSFKGAKPYYQAHDRGVKLIGATAHYVTADLDEGPIIEQDVARADHTDTVEDLTARGRDTESQVLARAVKWHSEHRVILNGHKTVIFR, from the coding sequence ATGACCAACGCCTACATCCTTACCCTGTCCTGCCCCGACCGCCTGGGGCTGGTGCACGCTGTCTCGGGCTTTTTGCTGGAGCACGGCGGCAACATCGAAGAAGCCGCACAGTACAACGACCACGCCACCGGCCTGTTCTTCATGCGTGTGCAGTTTGCCTGCGACCAGCACGACCACGCCACCCTCAAAGCCAGCCTGACCAGCTTTGCAGAGCCCCACCAGATGCGCTGGACCCTGCACGCGACAGCCACGCCCATGAAAACCGTGCTCTTGGTCAGCAAGGAAGGCCACTGCCTCAATGACCTGCTGTTCCGCTGGAAGAGTGGCCTGCTGCCCATCGACATCCGCGCCATCATCAGCAACCACCGCGATTTTTACCAGCTCGCGGCCAGTTACAACGTGCCGTTCCACCACATCCCGCTCACCGGCGCCACCAAAGCCCAGGCCGAAGCCAAGCAGTTCGAGATTATCGAGGCCGAAGGGGCCGAACTGGTGATTCTTGCACGTTACATGCAGATACTTTCTCTTGACTTATGTCAAAAGCTGGCCGGACGGGCCATCAACATCCACCACAGCTTCCTGCCCAGCTTCAAGGGCGCCAAGCCTTATTACCAGGCCCATGACCGGGGCGTGAAGCTCATTGGTGCCACAGCCCACTACGTCACAGCCGACCTGGACGAAGGCCCCATCATCGAGCAGGACGTGGCCCGCGCTGACCACACCGACACGGTGGAAGACCTGACCGCCCGTGGCCGCGACACCGAAAGCCAGGTGCTGGCCCGCGCCGTGAAGTGGCACAGCGAGCACCGCGTGATCCTGAACGGCCAC
- a CDS encoding ChaN family lipoprotein: protein MQRSPHTRLCASLLLAGALTALGGCASTDTQPSGAPPAAWPDRLQTLLPTDVLLLGEQHDAADHQRLQREAVLWLAARGQLAAVVIEMAESGHSTRALPRNATDGQAQAALGWNDAAWPWKSYGPVVMAAVSAGIPVLGGNLPRSRMRATMAETAWDQHLPAPALAQQYQALRDGHCGLLPESQIAPMARIQLARDASMAQAAQEALRPGQAVLLVAGSGHVLRNVGIPTHWPTGLMSKVVVAQAMQATTAIKNRANTAADMLIETPHLPPHDACAGLRDQQRPVRAQP, encoded by the coding sequence ATGCAACGATCACCCCACACCCGCCTCTGCGCAAGCCTGTTGCTGGCGGGCGCCCTGACAGCACTGGGGGGCTGCGCCAGCACGGACACCCAGCCCTCCGGCGCCCCGCCCGCAGCCTGGCCTGACCGCCTGCAGACCCTGCTGCCCACCGATGTACTGCTGCTGGGCGAACAACACGATGCCGCCGACCACCAGCGCCTGCAGCGCGAAGCCGTGTTGTGGCTCGCGGCACGGGGGCAGTTGGCGGCCGTGGTGATAGAAATGGCCGAGAGCGGGCACAGCACCCGGGCGCTGCCACGCAACGCCACCGACGGCCAGGCCCAAGCCGCCCTGGGCTGGAACGACGCCGCCTGGCCCTGGAAGTCCTATGGCCCGGTGGTCATGGCAGCTGTCTCGGCGGGCATTCCCGTATTGGGCGGCAACCTGCCGCGCAGCCGCATGCGCGCCACCATGGCCGAGACCGCCTGGGACCAGCACCTGCCCGCGCCCGCGCTGGCGCAGCAATACCAGGCGCTGCGCGACGGCCACTGCGGGCTGCTGCCCGAATCCCAGATCGCGCCCATGGCCCGCATCCAGCTGGCCCGCGATGCCAGCATGGCCCAGGCTGCGCAAGAAGCCCTGCGCCCTGGCCAGGCTGTGTTGCTGGTGGCGGGCAGTGGCCATGTGCTGCGCAATGTGGGCATCCCCACACATTGGCCGACCGGTTTGATGTCAAAAGTGGTTGTAGCGCAGGCAATGCAAGCGACCACAGCTATTAAAAACAGAGCAAATACAGCCGCCGACATGCTCATCGAAACACCCCATCTGCCACCCCACGACGCCTGCGCAGGGCTGCGCGATCAACAACGCCCAGTGCGCGCGCAGCCCTGA